The Pantoea nemavictus genome includes a region encoding these proteins:
- a CDS encoding type I restriction-modification system subunit M, with protein sequence MTLINLKDLEAHLWHAAHIITGPIDASDYKTYIFPVLFFKRICDVYDEEFADAMERVGDAELAKGKMFHRIQIPENCHWRDVFAETKDIGQALKDSFRGIELANSKLHGIFGDASWTNKERLSDELLATLLNHFNKVNLGVASVRDDDMGRAYEYLIKRFADKANKKAGEFYTPRTIVRLMVNILDPKAGESVYDPACGTGGMLLETIHHVKENGGDPRLLKIKGQEKNLTTEAIARMNLFLHGQEDFDIVRGDTLREPKFLQSDRLETFDCVVANPPFSLKEWGYDLWSSDPYGRKQYGLAPKTNGDFAWVQHMFASLNDNGRMAVVLPHGVLFRGGAEGGIRTKLLQENCIVAIIGVASNLFYGTGIPACILVLRKSRPATHKDHVLIINAEEIYNKGRAQNTLSNKQADDIYQIYHDQAQQGPDAKEIEGVARWVPLKEIEENDFNLNIARYVQKPLEEETITVEEALKDFQRKLAELEEAEEELEALLIKEGFEV encoded by the coding sequence ATGACACTGATTAATTTAAAAGATCTTGAAGCCCACCTCTGGCATGCTGCCCATATTATCACCGGGCCTATCGATGCATCAGATTACAAAACGTACATTTTCCCAGTCCTGTTCTTCAAGCGCATTTGTGACGTATATGACGAAGAATTTGCCGATGCGATGGAGAGAGTTGGGGATGCAGAGCTTGCCAAGGGTAAGATGTTTCACCGCATTCAGATACCAGAGAATTGTCACTGGCGCGATGTTTTCGCTGAGACCAAAGACATCGGTCAGGCATTAAAAGACTCCTTCCGTGGTATAGAACTGGCAAACTCTAAACTGCATGGCATTTTTGGCGATGCCAGCTGGACCAATAAAGAACGCCTTTCTGATGAGTTACTGGCTACGTTACTTAATCATTTCAACAAGGTGAATCTCGGCGTTGCCAGTGTCCGTGACGATGACATGGGGCGTGCATACGAGTACCTGATCAAACGTTTTGCTGATAAAGCTAACAAGAAAGCTGGTGAATTCTACACCCCAAGGACTATTGTTCGCTTGATGGTTAATATTCTTGATCCAAAAGCCGGTGAGAGCGTTTACGACCCTGCTTGTGGTACTGGCGGTATGTTGCTCGAGACTATTCACCATGTTAAAGAAAACGGCGGTGATCCGCGCTTGCTAAAAATTAAAGGTCAGGAAAAAAACCTGACCACCGAAGCCATCGCGCGAATGAACCTGTTCCTGCACGGTCAGGAAGATTTCGATATTGTTCGCGGTGATACGCTGCGTGAACCTAAGTTTTTACAAAGCGATCGTTTAGAAACCTTCGATTGCGTTGTTGCTAATCCACCATTTAGCTTGAAGGAATGGGGATACGATCTGTGGTCGAGCGATCCCTATGGCCGTAAGCAATATGGTCTGGCGCCTAAAACAAATGGTGATTTTGCTTGGGTGCAGCATATGTTTGCTTCACTTAACGACAATGGACGTATGGCGGTCGTGTTACCTCATGGTGTGCTGTTTCGTGGCGGAGCTGAGGGGGGAATTCGAACCAAATTGCTGCAAGAAAATTGCATTGTGGCGATTATTGGTGTCGCTTCCAATCTGTTCTACGGCACTGGTATTCCTGCGTGTATTTTGGTACTGCGCAAATCACGCCCAGCAACGCATAAAGATCATGTATTGATCATCAATGCTGAAGAAATCTATAACAAGGGGCGTGCGCAGAATACGCTGTCCAACAAGCAGGCCGATGACATATACCAAATCTATCATGACCAGGCGCAACAGGGACCAGATGCAAAAGAAATCGAAGGTGTAGCGCGCTGGGTTCCTCTAAAGGAGATTGAAGAAAATGACTTCAATCTAAATATTGCTCGTTATGTGCAAAAGCCACTCGAAGAAGAAACCATCACTGTGGAAGAGGCGCTCAAAGATTTTCAACGGAAGCTGGCTGAGCTGGAAGAAGCCGAAGAGGAGCTGGAAGCCCTGCTTATCAAAGAAGGGTTCGAGGTATGA
- a CDS encoding type I restriction-modification system subunit M, whose amino-acid sequence MSNKKLEELLWGAAEFLRGQIDASDYKQYVFPLLFYKRLSDVYLEEYNEAMELHEGDAEYAAMPMFHRFNIPSEAAWEKVRNTSKNIGEAIQNALRLIEANNPRLHGVFGDAQWTNKERLPDHLLADLIEHFSKIPLGIKSVAQDDLGEAYEYLIKKFADDSGHTAAEFYTNRTVVHLMTRIMGLKPGETAYDPTCGTGGMLLNAVMDLRARGEEWRSVHLYGQEVNLLTSAIARMNMFLHDIEEFDVLRGDTLAEPKFIENDRLKQFDVIFANPPYSIKKWNRDKFAADPYGRNLYGVPPQGCADYAFYTHIIKSLKPETGRAAMLWPHGVLFRDSEQSIRKQVIESDIIEAVIGLGPNLFYNSPMESCVVVLNSNKPAERKNKVLFINGVEHVTRERAHSRLSYDNLTVLCEAYFTPEKQSDITALMDIDVIKENLYNLSIPLYVQAQSNAEAHNIEHVIEAWKISRTQLKKQTNKLFQSLAALGYNVESKVEQ is encoded by the coding sequence ATGAGTAATAAAAAGCTGGAAGAGCTGCTCTGGGGAGCTGCTGAGTTTCTTCGTGGCCAAATCGACGCATCAGACTACAAGCAGTATGTCTTCCCCTTGCTGTTTTATAAACGCCTGTCAGATGTCTATCTGGAAGAATATAACGAGGCGATGGAGCTCCATGAAGGTGATGCCGAATATGCCGCTATGCCGATGTTTCACCGTTTCAACATTCCCTCTGAGGCAGCTTGGGAAAAGGTCCGTAATACCAGTAAAAACATTGGTGAAGCGATTCAGAATGCGCTTCGACTGATTGAAGCCAATAACCCGCGTTTACATGGCGTCTTCGGTGATGCGCAGTGGACTAATAAAGAACGCCTGCCCGATCATCTGCTGGCTGATCTGATTGAACATTTTAGTAAAATTCCGCTTGGCATTAAATCTGTCGCCCAGGATGATCTTGGTGAAGCCTACGAATACCTGATTAAAAAGTTCGCTGATGATTCCGGCCATACGGCAGCAGAGTTTTATACCAATCGAACAGTCGTGCATTTAATGACGCGCATTATGGGCTTAAAACCGGGTGAAACTGCCTATGATCCGACGTGCGGCACTGGAGGGATGTTGCTAAATGCAGTGATGGATCTTCGTGCAAGAGGGGAAGAGTGGCGCTCTGTGCACCTTTATGGCCAGGAAGTGAACTTGCTGACTTCAGCTATTGCTCGTATGAATATGTTCCTGCACGATATTGAAGAATTTGATGTACTACGTGGTGACACTCTGGCTGAGCCTAAGTTTATTGAAAACGATCGGCTCAAGCAGTTTGATGTAATTTTTGCCAACCCGCCATATTCCATCAAGAAGTGGAATCGTGACAAGTTTGCCGCCGATCCATATGGGCGTAATCTCTATGGCGTGCCACCGCAGGGCTGCGCTGATTATGCATTTTACACTCATATCATTAAAAGTCTGAAGCCAGAGACTGGTCGTGCCGCCATGCTTTGGCCCCATGGCGTGCTGTTCCGCGATTCTGAGCAGAGCATTCGTAAACAGGTGATTGAATCGGACATTATTGAAGCGGTGATTGGTTTGGGGCCGAACCTGTTTTATAACTCGCCGATGGAGTCTTGCGTGGTAGTGCTTAACAGCAATAAGCCAGCTGAGCGCAAAAACAAAGTGTTGTTTATCAACGGGGTTGAGCATGTCACCCGTGAACGTGCCCATAGCCGTTTATCCTATGATAATCTAACAGTGTTATGTGAGGCTTACTTTACACCTGAAAAGCAGAGCGATATCACCGCTTTGATGGATATCGACGTTATAAAAGAGAATCTCTATAACCTGTCAATTCCACTATATGT